From Lycium ferocissimum isolate CSIRO_LF1 unplaced genomic scaffold, AGI_CSIRO_Lferr_CH_V1 ctg16052, whole genome shotgun sequence:
ccacaaccttagtcCCATTCACCAATAGTTTACATCTCATATAACCATTCTTAGTCTTTAATGAACAAATACAATCAACTTTATTATATTCCTCTCCCttgaaatatagactaatagtcgAGCGTTACACTTGATcagtatatttcttcattgtattctctgtgggattcgaccccaacctcgttgggttctatatttgacaacgaccgcttactcctgatattaaaggtgtaatttgggcgtatcaaattttggcgccgttacCGGGGAATACGGTCTAGAAATTTACTAACTAGTGTAAAACTTTACTTttagtctttatttcttttcttatttccttttgttgttgtgtgttgtgtgttgtgcaaTATGGACGAGAGGATAATCCCATCCAAAATCCACCGTGGTGGTCGGTGAACAAGGCGGCGGGGGAAGGCTATGCGGCTGCAATTCAGCCTCCGCCTTTAATTGGAAACTCGAGTTTCCATATAACCAACACAATGCTGCACCTGCTCAACACTAAGGGCCTATTTGGTGGTCTACCCAAAGATGACCCGAATAGGCACCTTAGGAACTTTCTTGGGGTTTGTTCTACCAATGTGCATCTGGGCGTCTCAATTGAAGCAGTCAAGCTACGGCTCTTCCCGTACTCCCTAACGGGGGAAGCCACGGCTTGGTTAGATGATCTTCCGTCCGGATCCATCACTACTTGGGAGGAATTGACCGAAGCATTCCTCAAGAAGTTCTTCCCTCCATCGCGGATGTTACAACTCCGTGACGAAATCAACAACTTTCGTCAACTTCCTGATGAGGCTCTCCATGAAACTTGGAttcgttttaaaaagaaagtcaAAAGCTGTCCCAAGCATGGGTTGCCTGATGGTGTGCTTCTACAAACATTTTATAGATCTctagactcggtaaataaatcaGTGGCGAACAACATTGCAGAAGGGTCTATTATGGACAATTCTTATGCCACTGTATGTGAATTGTTGGATAAATTGACCGAGACTAATGAAGCATGGCACACTAGAGATTCGGAAGTGGGTGGAGGAAGTTCCTCCAAACATGTCCTCACTCGTGAGATGATTAAGAAGGAGGAAGAGAGAGATGAGTCCATGGCTAAACTTGTCACCCAAATGGACCTTCTAACAAAACATGTCATGGGTGGCGGAAGCAAAAAGGTGAACGCAGTAGAAACCTGTGAAGGGGGTCCTATGGATGAGCAATGTTTTCAAATGCATGATGAGGAGGCAAGTTATGTCAACAATCTAAGGGAGGGTTCCCGTCCGAACTACCAAGGTCCAAATCAAGGATCTTGGCGGCAAGGTCAAGGGAATCAAGGTTGGAACAAAGAACAAGGTCACTCTAATTGGAGAGATAATCGTGACAACAATCAAGGGggttacaacaacaattacaacaatcaTCGGAGCTCAAATCCGTATGTCCCTCCAAAGGGAAATCAACCAAGCTCTAGTCAACCGCCCACTAGCGATCCCGCTAGTTCAAAAATTGAAGATATGTTGTCAAGGGTGTTGAAGAAAGTGGAATCCACCGACACCTTTTGCAAGGAGACTAGAGATGAGGTTAAATCCATGGGTCAAGTTGTGAGTTCACATTCCACCTCCATTAAACAATTGGAGtctcaacttggccaaatctcgGCAATCTTAAACCAAAGGCAAAAAGGCTCACTTCCGAGTGATACAGTTGCAAATCCAAGGAACGATGGTGATcatcaatgcaatgcaattacTACTAGGAGTGGCAAAACAATTGGGGAAGAGACTTTGGTACAAGAGGATATGATGGGTAATGATGAGAAAATGGTTGAAGAACCCATGGTTGTTAAAGAAGAAGTGAATCCAAAGAAGACGCGGGCTAGTATTGAAAGCCTATTGTTGTTGAGGATGGTCCGGAAATTAATGATGCttcaaaaagaaaggaagtggtAGAGGAGGTACCAAGGGCTTCACCGCCCGTTATGAGGCCTCCCCCTCCTTTTCCCCAACGATTGGCAAAGAAAGCGGGAGATGGAAAGTTCCTCAAGTTCATCGAACGATTAAAAGATCTCTCAATAAATATTCCATTGGTTGAGGCACTTGAACAAATGCCCGGTTATGCGAAGTTCATGAAAGATCTAGTGACCAAAAGAAGGAGTCCTGGCAGTGAAACATTGGGAGGCACTCATCATTGTAGTGCAATCGTCACCAAAGCTTTGGTGCACAAAAAAGAAGATCCCGGAGCATTCACAATTCCTTGCACCATCGGTAAATACAAGTTTGCAAAAGCTTTATGTGATCTTGGAGCAAGCATCAATTTGATGCCGCTATCTATATTCAACAAGTTGGGATTGGGCACTCCCCGTCCCACCACGATGAGATTACTTATGGCGGATAGGACCGTAAAGAGGCCTATTGGTATTCTTTATGATGTGCTTGTGAGAGTGGATCGATTTATTTTTCCGGCCGATTTTGTGATCTTGGATTGTGAAGTTGACTTTGAAGTTCCCATAATCTTGGGAAGACCATTCTTAGCTACGGGGCGTGCCCTCGTGGATGTGGAGAGAGGTGATTTAAAATTTAGGATGAATGATGAAGAGATCACTTTCCATATTTGCAAGTCAATGAAACAACCGGCGGATATGAGTGTTGTGTCGGTTATTGATACAATTGATGAAGCAATGGAGACAACCATAGAACATGAGCATATAGGTGATATGTTGGTGGCGGTGATAATGAACTATGAAGGGGACAATGAAGAAGAGTTTGAGGAGACGGTCAATGCATTGATTGGAATGGGGTCTTACCACCTCAATCCAAAGAAACTTGATCTTGATTTGGAAAACCGAGAAACTCCTCCTGCAAAGCCTTCAATTATTGAGCCTCCTACTTTGGAACTCAAACCTCTTCCTTCACATTTGAGGTATGAGTTTCTTGGACCCAACAACACATTGCCCGTGATTATATCCGCCCGGTTGACGGATGAGCAAAGAGAGAGGTTGATGGTGATCTTGAGAAGATACAAAAAAGCTATTGGGTGGTGTATTGCGGATATCCAAGGGATTCCACCCGGTATTGTGTactcataaaattcaacttgatGAAAAATGTGAGCCAAGCGTCGAACATCAAAGGAGGTTAAATCCTCCTATGCAAGAGGTTGTGAAGAATGAGATCATCAAGTGGTTAGACGCCGGTGTTGTGTACCCCATATCGGATAGCTCTTGGGTGAGTCCGGTTCAATGCGTGCCCAAAAAGGGTGGAATCACCGTGGTTGCAAATGCTAAAAATGAATTGATTCCCACTCGCACGGTCACCGGATGGCGGGTTTGCATGGATTATCGGAAGTTGAATAAGTGGACCAAAAAGGACCACTTCCCAATGCCATTCatggatcaaatgcttgataggCTTGCGGGaagggattattattatttccttgatgggtattccgggtacaaccaaatcaCCATTGCCCccgaggatcaagagaaaaccactttcacttgtccttatgggacctttGCTTTCAAGAGAATGCCCTTTGGGTTATGTAATGCACCCGCAACATTTCAACGTTGCATGATGTCTATTTTCTCCGACATGGTTGAGGAGTCCATTGAAATCttcatggatgacttttccGTGGTTGGGGATTCCTTTGATGAATGCTTGGAGAATCTTGCCCAAGTATTGAAACGATGTGAAGAGACAAATTTGGttctaaattgggagaagtgtcTCTTCATGGTTAGAGAAGGCATTGTCTTAGGACACAAGATTTCGGAAAAGGGGCTTGAGGTTGATCAAGCTAAAATTGAGGTTATTGTTAAGCTTCCTCCCCCAATCTCCGTTAAAGGTGTTCGTAGCTTCCTTGGGCATGCCGGGTTTTATAGAAGATTCATCAAGGATTTCTCGAAAATAGCCAACCCTCTATGCAAATTGTTGGAGAAGGAGTCGAAATTTGtatttgatgatgcttgtttGAAGGCATTTGAGGGTTTGAAAGAGAGACTCACATCGGCTCCTATCATCATTGCCCCGGATTGGTCTCAACCCTttgagttgatgtgtgatgcaagtgGATTTGCCATGGGGCTGTTCTTGGCCAAAAGCGTGATAAGATCTTCCACCCAATTTACTATGCAAGCAAGACTCTGAACGGTGCCCAAATGAATTACACTGTCACCGAGCAAGAGTTGCTTGCTATTGtgtttgcttttgagaagtttcgggCTTATTTGTTGGGAACCCATGTGATTGTTCACACCGATCATGCGGCTTTACGTTACCTCATGACAAAGAAAGATGCAAAACCGAGGTTGATACGTTGGGTCCTTCTCTTGCAAGAGTTTGACTTTGAAGTCAAAGATAGAAAGGGTTGTGAAAATCAAGTGGCGGACCATTTGTCTCGTCTTGAAGAAGGTGGGCGTCCATTGGATGGTTTAGAAATCAATGAGTCATTCCCAGATGAGCAAGTAATGGCGGGGTCACATGACATGATTCCTTGGTATGCCGATTTTGCTAACTTTCACGCAAGTGACATCATGCCGGAGGATTTGAACttccaccaaaagaaaaagtttttgaGTGATGCCCGAAAATTCTATTGGGATGAGCCATATCTATTCCGGGTTTGCGCCGACAACATCATAAGGAGGTGCATACCCGAAGTAGAAATGATGCCCATCATCGAAGCTTGTCACTCATCACCGGTTGGTGGACACCATAGTAGTTCAAGAACGGCGGCTAAGGTTCTTCAAAGTGGCTTTTATTGGCCAACAATCTATCAAGATGCACATGACTTTGTGAAAGCTTGTGATCAATGTCAAAGGCATGGGGGCATCTCGAGGAGGCATGAGCTACCGATGACCCCGATTCTTGAGGTTGAATTGTTTGATGTATGGGGTATTGACTTTATGGGTCCATTTGTGAGTTCCTACAACAACAAGTACATTCTTGTGGCGGTGGACTACGTGTCTAAATGGGTGGAAGCCGTTGCGCTCCCTAATAATGAAGGAAGAAGTGTCACCGCATTCTTGAAGAGGCATATTTTCTCAAGATTTGGAACCCCAAGGGCAATCATTAGTGATGGGGGCTCTCATTTTTGCAACCGGGTATTCAAGACTCTTCTTGAGAAGTATGGAGTAAAGCATAAAGTTGCCACCCCATATCATCCCCAAACGAGTGGACAAGTTGAAGTCTCAAACAGGGAGATCAAGAGCATACTCTCTAAAACAGTGAATGCTAATCGGACCGACTGGTCAAAGAAATTGGATGATGCGTTATGGGCCTACCGAACGGCTTATAAGACACCAATTGGTATGTCTCCTTATCAGCTGGTGTTTGGCAAAGCTTGTCATCTTCCCGTGGAACTTGAACATAAGGCATTGTGGGCCTTGAAAAAGTTGAATCTGGATTGGAGTGATGCCTCAAACTTGAGGACGGAACAACTTAATGAGCTTGATGAATTTCGACTTAGAGCTTATACTAGCTCTTCACTCTACAAGGCCCGCATGAAGCACTTCCATGATAAGAAGATTTTGCAAAGAGAATTTAGCCCCGGGGATCGAGTATTGTTGTTCAACTCAAGGCTCGGTTGTTTCCCGAAAAGTTGAAATCCAAATGGTCCGGCCCGTTTGAAATCACGCAAGTGTTCCCACATGGAGCAATTGAACTTGTTTGCCCAAGTGGAAATAAAATCAAAGTGAACGGGCAAAGGGTGAAACATTACTTGGGATCTCAGAATGAAGCAAAGATTATCGAGGTCTTCTTCCTCAATGAGCCATGAATAGGTACCAACGTCGTGCTGCGACGtaaaatcaagcgcttcttgggaggcaacccaagtttcCATTTTCATGTGTTTGTTGTTTTTACTTTCGTGATGTTTTTGATGTGTGTCTAAGTGTGTAGGAATAAAT
This genomic window contains:
- the LOC132042546 gene encoding uncharacterized protein LOC132042546 encodes the protein MLHLLNTKGLFGGLPKDDPNRHLRNFLGVCSTNVHLGVSIEAVKLRLFPYSLTGEATAWLDDLPSGSITTWEELTEAFLKKFFPPSRMLQLRDEINNFRQLPDEALHETWIRFKKKVKSCPKHGLPDGVLLQTFYRSLDSVNKSVANNIAEGSIMDNSYATVCELLDKLTETNEAWHTRDSEVGGGSSSKHVLTREMIKKEEERDESMAKLVTQMDLLTKHVMGGGSKKVNAVETCEGGPMDEQCFQMHDEEASYVNNLREGSRPNYQGPNQGSWRQGQGNQGWNKEQGHSNWRDNRDNNQGGYNNNYNNHRSSNPYVPPKGNQPSSSQPPTSDPASSKIEDMLSRVLKKVESTDTFCKETRDEVKSMGQVVSSHSTSIKQLESQLGQISAILNQRQKGSLPSDTVANPRNDGDHQCNAITTRSGKTIGEETLVQEDMMGNDEKMVEEPMVVKEEVNPKKTRASIESLLLLRMVRKLMMLQKERKW